A stretch of the Nicotiana tabacum cultivar K326 chromosome 6, ASM71507v2, whole genome shotgun sequence genome encodes the following:
- the LOC142182028 gene encoding cytochrome P450 704C1-like has protein sequence MDVPSIPATLTVTTALAVILAACLFKHIFNGSANKGKYHPVAGTVINQLLNFNRLHHYMAELASKYKTYRLLYLFRSEVYTSDPAVEYILKTNFPNYGKNCPIGSQIMKMKSQLKLFTKSTLETVFKILGVDLDTTSEEGTLFSTSFDEASALTRYRYIDMFWKVKRFLNIGSEANWKKCIIKWLKNLFTKYQQQD, from the exons ATGGACGTTCCATCTATTCCTGCTACTCTCACAGTAACAACAGCATTGGCTGTTATCTTAGCAGCATGTTTGTTCAAACATATCTTCAATGGGTCAGCAAACAAAGGAAAGTACCATCCTGTTGCTGGAACAGTCATCAACCAATTGCTGAATTTCAACAGGCTGCATCATTACATGGCAGAACTGGCAAGCAAATACAAGACCTATAGGTTGCTTTATCTTTTCCGAAGTGAGGTTTACACCTCAGACCCTGCTGTGGAGTATATTCTGAAAACCAATTTCCCCAACTATGGCAAG AATTGCCCTATTGGATCACAGATCATGAAAATGAAATCACAGTTAAA GTTATTTACGAAATCAACACTGGAGACAGTATTCAAGATTCTTGGAGTGGATCTAGACACTACAAGCGAAGAAGGCACCCTATTTTCCACTTCTTTCGATGAAGCTAGTGCATTAACTCGTTATCGCTACATTGATATGTTTTGGAAAGTGAAAAGATTTCTAAATATTGGGTCAGAAGCCAATTGGAAGAAGTGTATTATAAAGTGGTTGAAgaatttgtttacaaaatatcAGCAGCAAGACTGA